The following coding sequences lie in one Vigna radiata var. radiata cultivar VC1973A unplaced genomic scaffold, Vradiata_ver6 scaffold_73, whole genome shotgun sequence genomic window:
- the LOC106779883 gene encoding probable receptor-like protein kinase At5g18500 yields MRSVPSVQHESDSPSLKITLKDVYAATDNLSASNFIGQGIAGKVYKGVLSNNQSVAVKHITNECYIETFVREVRSLSHVRHHNLVALLGYCESEAECFLVYELCHNGNLSEWLFGNGKVLSWIQRLEIAIDSARGLEFLHTYPNGCIVHRDIKPSNILIDTNFQAKLSDFGLSRVMDLGQSYVSSEVRGTFGYIDPEYRANHHVKASGDVYSFGIMLLQLLSGQRILNIDFERPMSLGKMARDVVRGGDISEFADPKLEGKYSVEAFDIVLKLALSCIGLKRQRPSIGQVLYSLQKTLDISL; encoded by the exons ATGAGAAGTGTTCCATCAGTACAACATG AGTCTGATTCACCTTCACTGAAGATAACTTTGAAGGATGTTTATGCAGCAACAGACAATCTCAGTGCTTCAAATTTCATAGGCCAAGGCATAGCCG GAAAAGTGTACAAAGGTGTACTCTCCAACAATCAATCTGTTGCAGTGAAGCATATCACCAATGAATGTTACATTGAGACATTTGTCAGAGAAGTGAGAAGCCTTTCTCATGTTAGACATCACAACTTAGTAGCTTTGCTGGGATACTGTGAAAGTGAAGCTGAATGTTTTCTAGTGTATGAGTTATGCCACAATGGAAACCTCTCAGAATGGCTATTCG GAAATGGTAAAGTTCTTTCATGGATTCAAAGACTAGAAATTGCCATTGATAGTGCAAGAGGCCTTGAGTTTCTCCACACCTACCCAAATGGCTGCATCGTTCACCGTGATATAAAG CCATCAAACATTCTTATTGATACTAACTTCCAAGCAAAGCTTTCAGACTTTGGATTGTCCAGGGTTATGGACTTGGGTCAATCCTATGTGAGCTCAGAAGTAAGAGGAACATTTGGTTATATTGATCCTGAATATAGGGCAAATCACCATGTAAAAGCCTCAGGAGATGTCTACAGCTTTGGAATAATGTTGTTGCAACTTCTATCAGGACAAAGGATCCTCAACATTGATTTCGAGAGACCAATGTCTCTGGGTAAAATG GCCAGAGATGTTGTTAGAGGTGGTGATATTTCAGAATTTGCTGATCCTAAACTCGAAGGAAAGTACTCAGTTGAAGCATTTGACATCGTACTAAAGCTAGCTTTGTCTTGCATAGGGCTCAAGCGCCAAAGGCCTTCTATAGGTCAAGTGTTATATAGCTTACAAAAGACACTAGATATTTCTTTATAA
- the LOC106779901 gene encoding probable xyloglucan endotransglucosylase/hydrolase protein 33, producing MALWQQKLGFSYLLILCLATVVSSHNRPFTVPTVTRLTDSFPTVPIDQAFSKAFGASNVQFLSNGSTATLALDKLSGSGLVSQSRYYYGFFSAAIKLPSGLSPGVVVAFYLSNADKFPHNHDEIDIEILGHDKRNDWVIQTNVYANGSVSTGREEKFYFWFDPTQQYHLYSILWNSYHTVFLVDNVPMREFIHSNTNPSIYPSKPMSVYATIWDGSEWATHGGKYPVNYKYAPFVASFAQVKLSGCISDPTAPVSACSKVNPSAQDPVNGPEFTKLSQQQVAAMDWARRKLMFYSYCNDRPRFKVMPPECH from the exons ATGGCACTTTGGCAACAAAAGCTAGGCTTCTCATATCTACTAATCCTTTGCTTAGCCACTGTGGTTTCTTCACACAACAGACCTTTTACAGTTCCAACTGTCACACGCTTGACGGATTCTTTTCCTACTGTcccaattgatcaagctttttCTAAGGCCTTTGGGGCCTCCAATGTCCAGTTTCTCAGCAATGGGTCCACGGCCACACTGGCTCTCGACAAACTCTCAG GTTCCGGCTTGGTGTCACAAAGTAGATACTACTATGGATTCTTCAGTGCTGCAATCAAATTGCCCTCTGGTTTGTCACCTGGAGTTGTTGTTGCTTTTTAT CTGTCTAATGCAGATAAATTCCCTCACAACCATGATGAAATAGACATTGAAATTTTGGGTCATGATAAAAGAAATGACTGGGTTATTCAAACGAATGTCTATGCCAATGGAAGTGTCAGCACAGGGAGAGAAGAGAAATTCTATTTCTGGTTCGACCCAACACAGCAGTATCATCTTTACAGCATCTTGTGGAACAGTTATCACACAGT GTTCTTAGTGGACAATGTTCCAATGAGGGAATTCATACATAGCAACACAAATCCTTCTATTTATCCATCAAAACCAATGTCGGTGTATGCCACAATATGGGATGGTTCAGAATGGGCTACTCATGGAGGAAAATACCCAGTTAACTACAAGTATGCACCATTTGTTGCTTCATTTGCACAAGTAAAACTGAGTGGCTGCATATCTGATCCCACAGCACCAGTTTCTGCATGTTCTAAGGTCAATCCTTCAGCCCAAGACCCAGTCAATGGACCAGAGTTTACTAAGCTATCACAGCAGCAAGTAGCAGCTATGGATTGGGCAAGGAGGAAACTCATGTTTTACTCTTACTGCAATGACAGACCCAGATTCAAAGTCATGCCACCAGAATGCCACTAA